A window from Candidatus Poseidoniia archaeon encodes these proteins:
- a CDS encoding TIM barrel protein has protein sequence MIRFGPAGIPLSCKGRTVRDGIEDIHALGLHAMEIQLVRGRAVVELDDFEELGEIAHSLDIYMAIHAPYYMDFLGNGYMRNKSSKFLQFAGEIGTKIGARTIVTHIGPYHDFSSREAIEALVPAFRELRNHYLQHNFRPRIGVELSGRPDLFGTLREITELCQRVRGLVPIINWPHLHARGNRWLNDRESFKRVFDFFEANLGLDKFYCHFSGVEFDVDGNERHYAPVKRGEIKFEHLAEVILENDYNVIMISDSPLMEHDAMYMKLIMERVESRRQERIARREASERIRQVREAAAEA, from the coding sequence ATGATTCGCTTCGGGCCGGCGGGGATACCGCTCTCGTGCAAGGGACGCACCGTCCGCGACGGCATCGAGGATATCCACGCGCTGGGACTGCACGCGATGGAAATCCAGCTGGTGCGCGGCCGCGCGGTCGTCGAACTGGATGACTTCGAGGAGCTGGGCGAGATTGCCCACTCGCTCGACATCTACATGGCAATCCACGCGCCCTACTACATGGATTTCCTTGGCAATGGCTACATGCGTAACAAGTCGAGCAAGTTCCTGCAGTTCGCCGGTGAAATCGGGACGAAGATTGGCGCGCGCACTATCGTCACTCACATCGGCCCCTACCATGACTTCTCCTCGCGCGAGGCGATCGAGGCGCTGGTGCCAGCCTTCCGTGAGCTGCGCAACCACTACCTGCAGCACAACTTCCGCCCGCGCATCGGTGTCGAGCTCTCGGGGCGACCCGACCTGTTCGGCACGTTGCGCGAAATCACCGAGCTCTGCCAGCGAGTGCGCGGGCTGGTGCCGATTATCAACTGGCCGCACCTCCACGCACGCGGTAACCGCTGGCTCAATGACCGCGAGAGCTTCAAGCGCGTCTTCGACTTCTTCGAGGCCAACCTCGGGCTCGACAAGTTCTACTGCCACTTCTCGGGAGTCGAGTTCGACGTCGACGGCAACGAGCGGCACTACGCTCCGGTCAAGCGGGGCGAAATCAAGTTCGAGCATCTGGCCGAGGTAATCCTCGAGAACGACTACAACGTTATCATGATTTCCGACTCGCCGCTGATGGAGCACGACGCGATGTACATGAAGCTCATCATGGAGCGCGTCGAGTCGCGGCGGCAGGAGCGCATCGCCCGCCGCGAAGCTTCCGAGCGCATCCGGCAGGTGCGCGAAGCGGCCGCCGAAGCCTGA